Proteins found in one Labrenzia sp. VG12 genomic segment:
- a CDS encoding DUF922 domain-containing protein, whose translation MTCIIVMLGPILGSEGGARAEIRSELRERSYLVSGKSAMEVAAYMRRRPFRGDYGPAIANIRPRYTYTFKTEQKKNHCRAVRFKLKIDFTMTLPKARQETVFDRRTLSAWRSLRGFTRRHELVHRKIYLGCAKRLERAVLSLRPRSCGGMGWKIRKLLNAEKKACKARHLAFDRRELRRLTYHRFFELARRQRDQQRASNTRRNAPRQGVARNGRLLFFVAD comes from the coding sequence TTGACGTGTATTATCGTCATGCTTGGCCCGATCCTCGGATCGGAGGGTGGTGCTCGCGCTGAAATACGTTCTGAACTTCGGGAAAGAAGTTACCTGGTCAGCGGTAAATCGGCGATGGAAGTGGCTGCCTATATGCGCCGCAGGCCGTTTCGGGGCGATTATGGACCCGCCATCGCCAATATCCGCCCACGCTACACCTATACCTTCAAGACCGAGCAGAAGAAAAACCACTGCCGGGCAGTCCGGTTCAAACTCAAGATCGATTTCACCATGACCCTGCCCAAGGCACGGCAGGAAACCGTGTTCGACCGAAGAACGCTCAGCGCATGGCGCAGCCTGCGTGGCTTCACCCGCCGGCATGAACTGGTGCATCGGAAAATCTATCTGGGGTGCGCCAAGCGCCTGGAACGCGCGGTTCTGTCGCTTCGCCCGCGCAGCTGTGGCGGCATGGGCTGGAAGATCCGGAAACTGCTCAACGCGGAAAAGAAGGCCTGCAAGGCACGGCACCTGGCCTTCGACCGCCGGGAGCTCCGGCGACTGACCTACCACCGCTTCTTTGAGCTGGCCCGCCGCCAACGGGACCAGCAGCGTGCCAGCAACACCCGCCGCAACGCGCCACGTCAGGGCGTCGCCCGGAATGGCCGGCTGCTGTTTTTCGTCGCCGACTGA
- a CDS encoding glycosyltransferase family 4 protein: MPHLPAETTILQVIPDLNSGGAERTTLDVAQAVVKAGGRALVASQGGQMVAELTASGAEHIELPVKSKNPLTLWKNAARLADLIRSRNVNVIHARSRAPAWSALWASRRTDIPFVTTYHGTYNQSNALKSWYNSVMARGDTVIANSHFIAELITERHPFARDRITVIQRGSDLKGLDPANVSALRRQALKDQWGIPSGHPIIINMARLTAWKGQKVLIEAMAHLMDAELHGPIAVLAGDAQGRDGYVAELKKLIADNDLQDRVRLVGHCADVPAAMSLADIAVVASTEPEAFGRAAVEAQAASVPVIVSDLGAVPETVLAPPQVAEEERTGWRVPPSDPAALATAIRHALQLDGSQKQKLTDRALAHVRQKFTVETMTDRTLDVYAGLLETGAV, translated from the coding sequence TTGCCGCACCTGCCCGCTGAGACCACGATCCTGCAAGTGATCCCGGATTTGAATTCCGGCGGCGCGGAGCGGACCACGCTCGATGTGGCCCAGGCCGTCGTGAAAGCCGGCGGAAGGGCACTCGTTGCCAGCCAGGGTGGACAGATGGTGGCGGAACTGACCGCCTCCGGCGCGGAGCACATCGAGCTGCCGGTCAAATCGAAAAACCCGCTGACACTCTGGAAAAACGCGGCTCGCCTTGCCGATCTGATCCGGTCGCGGAACGTGAACGTGATCCATGCCCGAAGCCGGGCGCCTGCCTGGTCCGCACTCTGGGCCTCACGACGCACCGACATACCTTTCGTGACCACCTATCACGGCACCTACAATCAATCGAACGCTCTCAAAAGCTGGTACAACTCGGTGATGGCGCGAGGGGATACCGTGATTGCCAATTCTCATTTCATTGCCGAACTGATCACGGAGCGACATCCCTTTGCCCGGGATCGGATCACGGTGATCCAGCGCGGCTCGGATCTGAAGGGCCTGGACCCGGCCAATGTCAGCGCCTTGCGCCGGCAGGCCCTCAAGGATCAGTGGGGCATTCCGTCCGGCCATCCGATCATCATCAACATGGCGCGGCTGACCGCCTGGAAAGGCCAGAAGGTGTTGATCGAGGCGATGGCGCACCTGATGGACGCCGAGCTCCATGGTCCGATCGCAGTGCTGGCTGGCGATGCCCAGGGGCGCGACGGCTATGTCGCGGAGCTCAAGAAACTGATTGCGGACAACGACCTGCAGGACCGGGTGCGACTGGTCGGGCATTGCGCCGACGTACCGGCGGCGATGTCCCTGGCAGACATCGCCGTTGTCGCCTCGACCGAACCGGAAGCCTTCGGCCGCGCCGCGGTGGAAGCCCAGGCGGCGTCGGTTCCCGTCATCGTGTCGGATCTGGGCGCCGTCCCGGAAACCGTTCTGGCACCGCCTCAGGTGGCAGAGGAAGAGCGGACCGGCTGGCGCGTTCCACCGTCCGACCCTGCGGCCCTGGCTACGGCCATCCGGCATGCGCTTCAGCTGGACGGCTCACAAAAACAAAAACTGACGGACAGGGCGCTTGCCCATGTCCGCCAGAAATTCACCGTCGAGACCATGACCGACCGGACGCTCGACGTTTATGCGGGATTGCTCGAAACGGGCGCAGTCTGA
- a CDS encoding NADP(H)-dependent aldo-keto reductase has protein sequence MEQRRLGRTDIEVSALCLGTMTFGEQNSEVEGHAQMDYALEKGINFFDAAELYPIPPKKETQGRTERIIGSWFKKTGHRDKIVMATKVVGRTDMDWFRDTGEKGQLTRAQIEFAVDRSLKNLETDYIDLYQIHWPDRNVSGFGSNPTRWLDVDPAESENSIQSTLEILGDIVKSGKVRHIGLSNESSWGTMRYVTASELYDVPRVVSIQNAYSLVNRTFETGLAEVARREDVGLLAYSALAQGYLTGKYRDGALPHGARKTLFNRLQRYEHPRTLAAVDAYLDLAKEAGLDPSQMALAFAMSRSFMTSVILGATRMDQLETDIAAADLNLSSDVLEKIDALHQEFGNPAP, from the coding sequence ATGGAACAGCGTCGGCTTGGCCGCACGGATATAGAGGTAAGCGCTCTTTGCCTCGGAACCATGACCTTTGGCGAACAGAATTCGGAAGTCGAAGGCCATGCCCAGATGGACTACGCCCTGGAAAAGGGCATCAATTTCTTCGACGCCGCCGAGCTCTACCCGATCCCGCCGAAGAAGGAGACACAGGGGCGGACCGAGCGCATCATCGGTTCGTGGTTCAAGAAGACCGGCCATCGCGACAAGATCGTCATGGCGACCAAGGTGGTCGGCCGCACCGACATGGACTGGTTCCGCGACACTGGTGAAAAGGGACAGCTGACCCGCGCGCAGATCGAGTTTGCCGTCGACCGCAGCCTGAAGAACCTCGAGACGGACTATATCGATCTCTACCAGATCCACTGGCCGGACCGGAACGTCTCCGGGTTCGGTTCCAACCCGACCCGGTGGCTCGATGTGGATCCGGCCGAGAGCGAGAACAGCATCCAGTCGACGCTGGAAATCCTTGGCGACATCGTCAAGTCCGGCAAGGTGCGCCATATCGGCCTCTCCAATGAAAGTTCCTGGGGCACGATGCGTTATGTGACGGCCTCCGAACTCTATGACGTGCCGCGCGTGGTCTCGATCCAGAACGCCTATTCCCTCGTCAACCGCACCTTCGAGACCGGCCTGGCGGAAGTTGCACGCCGTGAAGATGTCGGTCTTCTGGCCTATTCCGCGCTGGCGCAGGGCTACCTGACCGGCAAGTACCGGGACGGGGCCCTGCCACATGGCGCGCGCAAGACGCTGTTCAATCGTCTGCAACGCTATGAGCATCCGCGCACTCTTGCGGCAGTTGACGCCTATCTCGATCTGGCAAAGGAGGCTGGTCTGGATCCGTCCCAGATGGCACTGGCCTTTGCCATGTCGCGATCCTTCATGACGTCGGTCATCCTCGGGGCAACACGCATGGATCAGCTGGAAACCGACATCGCGGCTGCCGATCTCAACCTCAGCAGTGATGTTCTGGAAAAGATCGACGCGCTGCATCAGGAGTTTGGGAATCCGGCCCCCTGA
- a CDS encoding methyl-accepting chemotaxis protein has product MRFLADLPIAIRVGGLSAIAVAAIGVLLGTAFYSQHVVSTEIDNLAEYSQMDYKVSQVQAHAQNMRRSQKDFLLTKDLAFVDEYNAEFEKAQSNLNDVEAKPQSAPIKDNIASLRTVLDEHEAKFRALTTDLTEMGLDEKSGLQGDLRAAVHNVEEKLKAANLDALTVKMLMMRRHEKDFMLRGDAKYIGRIDDRRSEFAEMLPGSGLSDAEQAEISALLDSYQAAFKSYTAKAQLIETELAEITEVYARIEPDWYAMSEAAYLGKQAASEALDAAEASSQTTYLVVSGIALVLAIGLGWLIGRSITGPVKSLTETMRSLADGTIDLEVAFTDRKSEIGSMARAVEVFRTNAARTRELEEQQRDQTQRMEEEKRELMERLAGQFDASVGAIVQRVADTASNLDQSAQTMSRVSSNTNERAENAANASSQTTENVSVVASAAEEMTASISEINQQVIRASEASRSAAQDVAQTAGQMETLASMADKIGEVVSMISDIAEQTNLLALNATIESARAGEAGKGFAVVASEVKALANETAKATENISELVTEIQGETKTAVGSIGKIGDVIRDLEHSSAAIASAMEEQGATTQSVAENVAQAANGTRDVSDSIQVVKEASEEASEATRQVQTSIDDLTEQSGLLRDEVGRFLEQIRAA; this is encoded by the coding sequence ATGAGATTTCTTGCCGATTTGCCCATCGCAATTCGCGTCGGCGGCCTTTCCGCGATCGCCGTGGCCGCCATCGGTGTCCTACTGGGCACGGCGTTTTACAGCCAGCATGTCGTTTCGACCGAAATCGACAATCTGGCTGAGTACTCACAGATGGATTACAAGGTCTCGCAGGTTCAGGCGCATGCGCAGAACATGCGGCGCAGTCAGAAGGATTTCCTTCTGACCAAGGATTTGGCCTTCGTTGACGAATACAATGCCGAGTTCGAAAAGGCCCAATCCAATCTCAATGATGTGGAAGCCAAGCCGCAATCCGCGCCCATCAAGGACAACATCGCCAGCCTGCGGACGGTCCTGGATGAACACGAGGCAAAGTTCAGGGCCTTGACCACCGATCTGACGGAAATGGGGCTCGATGAAAAAAGCGGTCTTCAGGGCGACTTGCGAGCCGCTGTCCACAACGTTGAAGAAAAGCTGAAAGCTGCAAACCTCGACGCGTTGACGGTCAAGATGCTGATGATGCGCCGCCATGAGAAGGACTTCATGCTGCGCGGCGACGCAAAATATATCGGCCGGATTGACGATCGTCGCAGCGAGTTTGCCGAGATGCTGCCCGGCAGCGGCCTTTCAGACGCGGAACAGGCGGAGATCAGCGCCCTGCTCGACAGCTATCAGGCAGCCTTCAAGAGCTATACCGCCAAGGCGCAGCTCATCGAGACGGAACTTGCAGAGATCACCGAAGTCTACGCCAGGATCGAGCCGGACTGGTACGCCATGTCCGAGGCGGCCTATCTCGGCAAGCAGGCCGCCAGCGAGGCGCTGGATGCAGCGGAAGCATCATCCCAGACCACCTATCTTGTCGTCTCCGGTATCGCGCTCGTCCTTGCCATCGGCTTAGGCTGGTTGATCGGGCGCAGCATTACCGGTCCGGTGAAATCGCTGACCGAAACCATGCGGTCCCTGGCGGATGGCACGATCGACCTTGAAGTTGCCTTCACCGACCGCAAAAGCGAGATCGGCAGCATGGCACGAGCCGTTGAAGTGTTCCGGACCAACGCGGCGCGCACGCGTGAGCTGGAGGAGCAACAACGTGATCAGACCCAGCGCATGGAAGAGGAAAAGCGTGAGTTGATGGAACGGCTGGCCGGCCAGTTCGATGCGTCCGTGGGTGCCATCGTCCAGCGGGTTGCCGATACGGCGTCCAATCTCGACCAGAGCGCGCAGACCATGTCCCGGGTCTCCTCCAACACCAATGAACGGGCCGAAAATGCCGCCAACGCTTCGTCGCAGACCACCGAGAATGTCAGTGTGGTTGCTTCTGCAGCGGAGGAAATGACGGCTTCGATCAGTGAAATCAATCAGCAGGTGATCCGGGCGTCCGAAGCGTCCCGTAGCGCGGCCCAGGATGTCGCCCAGACGGCCGGGCAGATGGAAACGCTGGCCAGCATGGCAGACAAGATCGGTGAAGTGGTGTCGATGATTTCCGATATCGCCGAACAGACCAACCTGCTGGCGCTCAACGCCACGATTGAATCGGCACGCGCCGGGGAAGCCGGCAAGGGCTTTGCCGTCGTCGCCAGCGAGGTCAAGGCGCTGGCCAATGAAACGGCCAAGGCAACGGAGAATATCTCCGAGCTGGTGACGGAAATTCAGGGCGAGACCAAGACGGCCGTCGGCTCGATCGGCAAGATCGGCGACGTCATCCGGGACCTGGAGCATTCTTCGGCGGCCATCGCGTCAGCCATGGAAGAACAGGGCGCGACGACGCAAAGTGTTGCCGAAAACGTCGCCCAGGCAGCGAACGGAACGCGCGACGTTTCCGACAGTATCCAGGTGGTGAAGGAAGCGTCCGAAGAAGCCAGCGAAGCCACGCGGCAGGTTCAGACGAGCATCGACGACCTCACCGAACAGTCCGGCCTGTTACGGGATGAAGTCGGCCGGTTCCTGGAACAGATCCGGGCAGCCTGA
- the thpR gene encoding RNA 2',3'-cyclic phosphodiesterase, which yields MPRLFTGLEIPSETGLMLSMLRGGLRGARWIDPENYHLTLRFIGDIDDRTADEVVAALDRIRRDPIEIRLTGLGSFGNGKPHAVWARVEPSAELAELQAEQERILQRLHLPAERRKYIPHVTIARCKTSTNEDVAKWLSERGNFQAPPFVAGRFVLFSAKASVGGGPYLVEEAYPLAA from the coding sequence ATGCCGCGCCTTTTTACAGGTCTCGAGATTCCGTCAGAGACGGGCCTCATGCTTTCTATGCTCCGGGGAGGCCTTCGGGGCGCCCGCTGGATCGATCCGGAAAACTATCACCTGACCCTGCGTTTCATCGGCGACATCGATGACCGCACAGCTGACGAAGTGGTTGCCGCACTGGACAGGATCCGGCGTGATCCCATCGAAATCCGGTTGACCGGTCTCGGGTCCTTCGGCAATGGCAAACCGCATGCCGTCTGGGCAAGGGTCGAACCAAGTGCGGAACTGGCCGAGCTTCAGGCCGAACAGGAGCGGATCCTGCAGCGGCTGCATCTGCCGGCGGAGCGGCGCAAGTACATTCCCCATGTCACGATTGCGCGCTGCAAGACCTCAACCAACGAGGACGTTGCCAAGTGGTTGAGCGAGCGCGGCAACTTCCAGGCGCCACCCTTTGTTGCCGGCCGTTTCGTCCTGTTCTCGGCCAAGGCCAGTGTCGGCGGCGGACCTTACCTGGTGGAAGAGGCCTATCCGCTGGCCGCCTGA
- the gluQRS gene encoding tRNA glutamyl-Q(34) synthetase GluQRS: MKLPVFRFAPSPNGHLHLGHALSALLNARAAVALSGRFLVRVEDIDQTRCTPELERDMFEDLAWLGLPLNEPVLRQSEAFPHYRAALERLQDMGLVYPAYLTRAEIKRFVASREAAGESWPRDPDGAPLYPGDTTVLSSEEIAARAASDAPFALRLDMKAALARVDSPLFWQEAGAEGEALFNPPSKVEVNAAAWGDVVLARKETPTSYHLAVVVDDARQGITDVLRGRDLYEATSVHRVLQQLLGLPQPVYRHHRLVLAEDGRKLSKSNQDTSLRALRAAGLTHAELRKRIGL, encoded by the coding sequence ATGAAACTCCCTGTCTTCCGCTTTGCCCCGTCGCCCAACGGCCATCTTCATCTGGGTCATGCCCTGTCAGCGCTTTTGAACGCGCGGGCAGCCGTCGCTCTGAGTGGCCGGTTTCTGGTGCGCGTGGAAGACATCGACCAGACCCGCTGCACACCGGAGCTTGAGCGGGACATGTTCGAGGACCTGGCCTGGCTCGGCCTGCCGCTCAATGAACCTGTGCTGCGGCAGTCGGAGGCCTTTCCGCACTACAGGGCCGCGTTGGAGCGGCTCCAGGACATGGGGCTGGTCTACCCGGCCTATCTGACCCGGGCGGAAATCAAGCGTTTTGTCGCAAGCCGGGAAGCCGCCGGCGAAAGCTGGCCGCGCGATCCGGATGGCGCTCCGCTTTACCCTGGGGACACCACCGTTCTCTCAAGCGAGGAAATTGCCGCGCGTGCTGCCAGCGATGCACCGTTTGCGCTGCGGCTCGACATGAAGGCCGCGCTTGCCAGGGTCGACAGTCCGCTTTTCTGGCAGGAAGCGGGCGCCGAAGGCGAGGCCCTGTTCAATCCGCCGTCGAAGGTGGAGGTCAACGCGGCTGCCTGGGGGGACGTGGTGCTGGCGCGCAAGGAAACACCGACCAGTTACCACCTTGCGGTGGTTGTCGACGACGCGCGGCAAGGGATCACCGATGTCCTGCGCGGTCGCGACCTTTATGAAGCGACAAGCGTTCATCGTGTCCTGCAACAGTTGCTCGGCCTGCCTCAGCCCGTCTATCGGCATCACCGGCTGGTTCTGGCCGAAGATGGTCGGAAACTTTCAAAGTCGAACCAGGACACCAGCCTGCGCGCCTTGCGTGCTGCGGGTCTTACCCATGCGGAGCTGCGCAAGCGCATCGGGCTTTGA
- a CDS encoding carboxylesterase — translation MGTPEPQFISIGKNADAREIAVQKSAGKTPGLMWLSGFKSDMSGSKAVALADFAEGRGQEVVRFDYSGHGASGGEFEEACVSDWLEEAETVFDRYCTGDTVLVGSSMGGWIALLLALSRKETHRIRGLVLIAPAVDFTEELMWKQRFNDEIRTAILTEGRWAQPSAYEDGPYVITRKLIEDGRRHLLFGKPLHLGCPVTILQGAKDPDVPAHHAQRLVEALPQDDVTFTLVPDGDHRLSRPQDIELLLRAVAEMSKF, via the coding sequence ATGGGGACGCCCGAACCGCAATTCATCAGCATCGGAAAAAACGCCGATGCCCGCGAGATCGCGGTGCAGAAGTCGGCGGGCAAGACCCCCGGCCTGATGTGGCTGTCGGGTTTCAAGTCCGACATGAGCGGCAGCAAGGCCGTGGCACTGGCGGATTTTGCCGAGGGCCGCGGCCAGGAGGTGGTCCGGTTCGACTATTCCGGACACGGTGCCTCCGGCGGTGAATTCGAAGAAGCCTGTGTGTCCGACTGGCTGGAAGAAGCCGAGACGGTGTTCGACCGCTATTGCACGGGTGACACGGTGCTGGTCGGGTCGTCCATGGGGGGCTGGATCGCGTTGCTTCTGGCCTTGAGCCGAAAGGAAACGCACAGGATCAGGGGGCTTGTCCTGATTGCTCCGGCGGTGGACTTCACCGAAGAGCTGATGTGGAAGCAGCGGTTCAACGACGAGATCCGTACGGCAATCCTGACAGAGGGCCGCTGGGCCCAGCCATCCGCCTATGAGGACGGTCCCTACGTGATCACCCGAAAGCTGATCGAGGACGGGCGCAGGCATCTTCTTTTCGGGAAACCGCTACATCTCGGTTGTCCGGTGACGATCCTGCAAGGGGCAAAAGATCCGGACGTGCCCGCACACCACGCCCAACGGCTTGTGGAAGCCCTGCCGCAGGATGACGTGACCTTCACGCTTGTGCCCGACGGCGACCATCGCCTGTCCAGGCCTCAGGATATCGAGCTGTTGCTGCGTGCGGTTGCGGAAATGTCGAAGTTCTAG
- a CDS encoding DNA-3-methyladenine glycosylase encodes MKPITTDQDILEGLEALISTDSRLAGIADIAGDIPLRRRAADFEGLTQIITGQQVSTASAAAIFKRLTALVTPLTADRLGTFSDEDLAGAGLSKPKIRTLRAVSLACGDGLDLGGLAQAPADEAHARLCEIKGIGRWTADIFLLFCAGHPDIFPSGDLALQIAVHDALGLAERPTPKELDAIASAWAPNRAIAARLFWAWYRVKKQGRETMPV; translated from the coding sequence ATGAAACCGATCACGACAGACCAAGACATTCTGGAGGGGCTCGAAGCCCTGATCAGCACCGACAGCCGCCTTGCCGGGATTGCGGACATTGCAGGTGATATTCCCCTGCGCCGGCGGGCGGCAGATTTTGAAGGCCTGACGCAGATCATCACCGGACAACAGGTTTCAACAGCAAGCGCAGCTGCCATCTTCAAGCGCCTGACGGCGCTCGTGACACCGCTGACAGCCGATCGGCTGGGCACGTTTTCCGATGAGGACCTGGCAGGTGCGGGCCTCTCCAAACCGAAAATACGCACGCTGCGCGCCGTATCCCTTGCCTGCGGCGACGGGCTCGATCTCGGCGGCCTGGCGCAAGCGCCGGCGGATGAAGCCCATGCGCGCCTTTGCGAGATCAAGGGAATCGGCCGCTGGACGGCGGATATTTTCCTGCTGTTCTGCGCCGGACATCCGGACATTTTCCCAAGTGGGGACCTGGCGCTGCAGATCGCGGTTCACGATGCGCTTGGCCTGGCTGAAAGACCGACACCGAAGGAACTCGACGCCATCGCATCCGCCTGGGCTCCCAACCGCGCCATCGCGGCGCGTCTGTTCTGGGCCTGGTACCGGGTGAAAAAACAGGGCCGGGAAACGATGCCGGTCTAG